The DNA segment TGCCGCGGGTCGGTGGCCACCACCAGCTCCGAGCCGCTGCCGTCGGCGTGCCAGCGGGTGATGCTCTCCTCGGGCACGGTCACGGGCGGATCGGCGTCGGGCCCCGACTCCATGCTCATGTACCAGCTCTGCAGATGACTGCCCCGGCGCGGCCCGTCCCCGGCGCCGGCCGTCCGCGCCCTGGCCTCCGCCCTGCGGGCGAGGACGTCCAGCGGGACGGACGGGGCGTCGGCGTGCAGGGCGAGGGCGACGGGCGCGGCGACGGCGGGGCTGCTGCCGGCACCGGAGAAGGTCAGCGCCACGGCGGCGACGGCGGCCGCCGATACGGCGGTCAGGCCCATCACCAGGCGGCGGCGCACGGGACGGGGGCGGCCGCGCGGCGCGGGGCCGGCGGTCAGGGCCCGCAGACCGGCCTCGGCCCGCGCGGTCAGCGGGCGGTCGCGCCAGGGTCCCTCACCGGCGGAGACGGGGTCGGCCTGCCGCAGCAGCTCCAGTTCCTCAGACATGGCGGCGGCCTCCCGCTCGGGTCGGTACGGGGTGGGGGGAGAGCCGGGTGGGTCCGGGGGAGGGGGCACGCGGCGGCGGTGCGTCGGACCGCGGCGGAGGCGACTCGGACCGCGGCGGCGCCTCGGGCCGGGTGGTGCCCTTCTGCCGCATCCGCTCGATCTGCGTACGGAGCCGCCCGCGCGCCCGGTGCAGCCGCATGGCCGCCGCGCTGCGGCCGCACCCGAGGGCCACCGCCAGCTCGTCGATGCCCAGTTCCTCCCAGGCCGTCAGGCGCAGCACCTCCTGGTCGGCCGGGGAGAGCCGGGCCAGCGCCTCGTGCACCCAGGAGCCGGGCCGCTCGGCGTCCGGGCTCTGCACGGTCAGGTCGCGCCGCGCCGCCTCGTGGTTGCCGAGCCGGTGCAGCAGCCGCCGGTAGCGGCCCAGCCCCCGCACCGTGTTGGCCAGACAGTTGCGGGCCACCCCGTACAGCCAGGGCAGCGGCGTCTCGGGAAGTTCGGCGCGCCGTCTCCAGGCTGTGGAGAAGACCTCCGCCACCACTTCCTCGACCTCGTGTGCCTGCCCGTCCAGCCGTCGCGCCACAAAGCGGCTGACCGCCCAGTAGTGCGCGCGATAGGCCTCGGCGAAGGCGTCGTCCGTGCTCATGAACCCTTGGTGTCCGGCAGGACGCCGATCTTCACACCCCGGTGGGGTGAGTCTTCCCACCGGCCGCCGGGGCCGCCGTCGCGCCCCGGGTGTGACGTGCGCGGCGGCGGCGGACACCTACGGGGCATGAGATCCCCCGTGAAGTGGCTGACGACCACCGACCACAAG comes from the Streptomyces angustmyceticus genome and includes:
- a CDS encoding RNA polymerase sigma factor, giving the protein MSTDDAFAEAYRAHYWAVSRFVARRLDGQAHEVEEVVAEVFSTAWRRRAELPETPLPWLYGVARNCLANTVRGLGRYRRLLHRLGNHEAARRDLTVQSPDAERPGSWVHEALARLSPADQEVLRLTAWEELGIDELAVALGCGRSAAAMRLHRARGRLRTQIERMRQKGTTRPEAPPRSESPPPRSDAPPPRAPSPGPTRLSPHPVPTRAGGRRHV